GCTGCAGGTCTATGGCCTGGTCCCGATCCTGTCCGCCCGCGAGAACGTCTCGGTCGCCCTGCGCGCCCGCGGCGTGAAGCCGGCCGACGCCGACGAGCGCGCCGAGGCGGCGCTCGCCCGCTTCCACATCGCCGACCTCGGCGACCGCCAGGTCGAGGAGCTGTCCGGTGGTCAGATGCAGCGGGTCGCGCTGGCCCGCGGCCTGTGCGTCGACGCCCAGGTGCTGCTCGCCGACGAGCCGACCAGCGAGCTCGACGAGGGCAACCGCGGCCTGGTGCTGGCCGAGCTCCGCAAGGAGGCCGACCGCGGCGCCGTCGTGGTCGTGGCCACCCACGACCCGGCCGTGGTCGACGCCTGCGACCGGCACTACGTGCTCGACGAGGGCAAGCTGGTCGACCACATCGAGCCGATCGACCTGCACCACTTCGACCACCCGGAGCGCCGGATCATCGAGGAGGCGGCGCCGCCGCACTTCGACGAGGAGGTCGCGCCCGAGCCGGTGACCGAGCCGGCCGAGCCCACGGGTGAGCCGGTCCTGGTCGAGACGCCCGCCGACGCGGACGCCGCCTTCCGCCGTCCCTCCACCGACTCGTGATCCGCACCTTCCGGGGCGCCTGGTCCCGGAGGGGGACGCTGCTGCCGCTCCTCCTCCTGACCATGGTCGTCGTGACCGGTGCCGTCACCACGATCGGCTTCGCCCAGCACGCGAACACCTCGGCGGCCCTGGCCGTCCCGCTGTTCGTCCTCGGCGCCTTCGCCGTGCCCGCAACGGGTCGCGAGCTCGCGGCCGCCCGGCGCGGTGAGATCGCGATCGCCCGGCTGCGCGGCCTCCAGGGCGGCGAGCTCGCCACCCTGCTCGCCGTCGAGCCGCTGCTCGTGCTGCTCGCCGGCGGTGCGGCCGGCCTCGTGCTCGGCAGCGCCGGGTCGTGGCTGGCGACCGCCGTCTGGACCGGCGGGCCCGGTGGGCTGCCCGGCCTCACCGCCGTCCTCGCCGGCCTCGGCATCGTCGCGGTCGGCCTGGTCGCCACGATGCTCGGCATGCTCAGCGCGCTGCGCGAGCCGCTCAACCTGCAGGTCTCGATCGCCTCGCGGCCGCACCCGGCCGGCACCGGCGCGATCTTCGCCGACGTCCTGATCGTCGTGGGCGCCGTCGTCGCGGTCTACCGCAGCGGCGTGGCCGATCCCGGCCACCCCGACGTGCTGGTCCTGGCCGGTCCGGCGCTCGTCGGCCTGGCGATCGGCCAGCTGGTCGTCTGGCTGGTCCGGATCAGCGCCCGGCTCGCCGTCGGCCGCACTGCCAACGGCGGCCTGACCGGCTTCCTCGGCGTACGCCGCCTGGCGCGCGTCGCCGACGCCGCCACCCCGATCCGGGTGCTGGTCGCGGCCGCCGTGGTCGCCGCGCTCGCCCTCACCGGCGCCACCGAGGTCAACGGCTGGACCGACGACACCGCCCGGCTGCGCAGCGGCGCACCCCTCCGGGTCGACGTCGACGAGGACGCCGTCGGCGCGCTGGCCCTGACCCGTGACCTGGATCCCGACGGCCGCTACCTGATGGCGGCGGTGCTGGTGCCGGGCGAGGGGAGCGCGGCGGCCAGGCGGGCCTTCCTCGACACCGGCCGCTACGCCGCGGTCCTCGGCGACTTCTACGCCGACACCCCGGCCGCGGCGATCGCGGACCAGGTGGACGGCCTGGGGGGTGCGGACTCCTCGGTCGCCTCCGGCGACACCGTGACCGCGACGGTGCGGGGCGTGAGCGCCCGGACCAGCGGTGTGATGCGCCCACGCGTCGTCGTGGCCTACCTCGACGAGCACGGCACCGACCAGCGCGCCGAGATCGGCGTGGAGCTGCCGCTGACGGGCGCCGCCCAGACCGGCAGCGCGGCGCTGACCGGCTGCGACGGCGGCTGCGTCATCACCTCGGTCACCCTGGCCAGGACCCGCGGCGACCGCACCCTGCCGTGGGTGCTGACCGCGCTCGACTTCGGCGGCACCGACGCGATGGCCACGACGTGGAAGCCCGCCTTCCCGGGCCGCTTCGGCCAGCCCGGCGGCCCGGTCGTGGTCGACGAGGGCCTGCTCGCGCCGGCCAGCAACCGACCGCTGGTGGCCGAGCCGCTCTCGAGCGGCCCGAAGATGCCGGTGCTCGCCACGCCCAGCGTCACCTTCGACGGCCGCCCCCAGCTCGACTCCACCGGCGGCGACGAGCGCCCGGCCCAGGTGCTCGCCACCGTGCCCGCGCTCCCGCTCGTCGAGGCCGACGGCCTGCTCGCCGACCTGCCGCGCGCCGCGGCCGGTGCGCCGCCGACCGTCCCGGCTGCGCAGGTGATGGTGCTGGCCCGGGCCGACACCCCGGCCGCGCTGCTCGCACAGCTGACCGACGCGGCCGGACACGACCCGCGCACCCTCACCCAGGTCGATGCCGCGGTCTCCGACGAGACCGGCGCGACCCAGGCCCGGGTCTACTCCCTGATGGCGGTCTTCTGCCTCGTGGCCGCCCTCCTGGTGCTCGCCGCCGCCGTCGGCCGCCAGCGCTCGGCGTGGGCGCGCGAGGTCGCGGCCCTGCGGGTCGTCGGCGTCGACCTGGCCACGCTGCGGGGCTCGGGTCGCCTCGAGATCGCCTGGCTCGCCATCGCCTCGGTGCTCGCGACGGTGGGCGGCGCGCTGCTCGCCGTACGCCTCCTGCTCGCGCACCTCTCCCTCGTCGACGTGCCGACCCACTCGGTGCCGCTCGTGACC
The DNA window shown above is from Nocardioides ginsengisegetis and carries:
- a CDS encoding ABC transporter ATP-binding protein, which encodes MSLKLDHVTYVVSRTLLDDVDLEFKAGELTALSGPSGSGKTTLLSIAGGLVEATSGTASYAGESMWQGTGDPRPEVSFVLQVYGLVPILSARENVSVALRARGVKPADADERAEAALARFHIADLGDRQVEELSGGQMQRVALARGLCVDAQVLLADEPTSELDEGNRGLVLAELRKEADRGAVVVVATHDPAVVDACDRHYVLDEGKLVDHIEPIDLHHFDHPERRIIEEAAPPHFDEEVAPEPVTEPAEPTGEPVLVETPADADAAFRRPSTDS
- a CDS encoding FtsX-like permease family protein; this translates as MIRTFRGAWSRRGTLLPLLLLTMVVVTGAVTTIGFAQHANTSAALAVPLFVLGAFAVPATGRELAAARRGEIAIARLRGLQGGELATLLAVEPLLVLLAGGAAGLVLGSAGSWLATAVWTGGPGGLPGLTAVLAGLGIVAVGLVATMLGMLSALREPLNLQVSIASRPHPAGTGAIFADVLIVVGAVVAVYRSGVADPGHPDVLVLAGPALVGLAIGQLVVWLVRISARLAVGRTANGGLTGFLGVRRLARVADAATPIRVLVAAAVVAALALTGATEVNGWTDDTARLRSGAPLRVDVDEDAVGALALTRDLDPDGRYLMAAVLVPGEGSAAARRAFLDTGRYAAVLGDFYADTPAAAIADQVDGLGGADSSVASGDTVTATVRGVSARTSGVMRPRVVVAYLDEHGTDQRAEIGVELPLTGAAQTGSAALTGCDGGCVITSVTLARTRGDRTLPWVLTALDFGGTDAMATTWKPAFPGRFGQPGGPVVVDEGLLAPASNRPLVAEPLSSGPKMPVLATPSVTFDGRPQLDSTGGDERPAQVLATVPALPLVEADGLLADLPRAAAGAPPTVPAAQVMVLARADTPAALLAQLTDAAGHDPRTLTQVDAAVSDETGATQARVYSLMAVFCLVAALLVLAAAVGRQRSAWAREVAALRVVGVDLATLRGSGRLEIAWLAIASVLATVGGALLAVRLLLAHLSLVDVPTHSVPLVTGVAAWPLVVAAVVVAGVVLVVNGRGRALHPDRTRPAILREEGAA